A genomic region of Exiguobacterium oxidotolerans JCM 12280 contains the following coding sequences:
- a CDS encoding ABC transporter permease has product MLRFVLNHWRRQRFKFILTLVGALIISAGLSLMFNLTDSSQGTVEQTLQKKWSSAYDIVVRPKGSQMATEASDLLEPNYLNGINGGISFQQYEDIKQMKEIDIAAPIAVMGYANSYATFENALKFPTSPGIYRLTETNYTQNGFTNERQSKTVIHIAQGTKVSVPENASFFNEPIDSFKNAIARNPVLIVGIDPVQEARLVGLDQSVRSSNNSRYFENTDHHESGNYPDEHIIPVLINPNSFNQGNYEYTIERLNAPFATEQDQQKLIDELIRKQPKRSVLDSVLATYPAKTLQHLEIPTSKVEETYLKTLIEKTNSIYLDMSSAEGAQLLYKSGPLQFKSTTSPYPSRWDTAYEVSASPTKIKGWEYSKKLFPNKGFRTLESIGRKVKKPKPGEVDTAFPYLSFKVIGLYDPNKINVSKDPLNELPMETYRPSSADLVLDAEGKPVNPAQPIDTSGNPVGLLTSSPNILTTLDSALAVNGKQAISSIRLKVKGAATVSEQSEQLLQDVKKQIEQETGLVATITKGSSPQPVVTKVVDDGKTLGWIEQPWIHIGAAMTIFRETSVGFSGVIFAMLAVAIVYVLATSYVSMLARRKEFAVLLALGWRTKDLYKIVVIEAAILAGFVSIVALLVESIFSYVRNETMNVLSLVLIAGFSTLIYLTGAAWSAWTIRQISPYEAIKTGEYAASSHIKLGLRSTFTLALKEIFGKWKRNALSILSIALPTALLTFFLFVTFHLQGVLYTSWLGQFVALQVGPMHYVTMGVAITIAILTTGEIMWQNVTDRRASLAILKAVGWTNRSIRQLILLEGMMIGFVAGLVGLSISYLTIYVLYDLVPWDEPLLIGVSLALPILFGTIASLLPAQIAARVNPYQELKDAG; this is encoded by the coding sequence ATGCTACGTTTTGTCTTGAACCACTGGCGCCGGCAACGGTTTAAATTCATCTTGACACTCGTCGGTGCCCTGATTATCAGTGCCGGACTCAGTTTAATGTTCAACCTGACCGATTCAAGTCAAGGAACGGTCGAACAGACATTACAGAAAAAATGGTCGTCCGCTTACGACATCGTCGTCCGACCGAAAGGCAGCCAGATGGCGACCGAAGCGAGTGACCTGCTCGAGCCGAACTATTTGAACGGCATCAACGGCGGGATTTCCTTTCAACAGTATGAGGACATCAAACAAATGAAGGAAATTGATATTGCCGCACCGATTGCTGTGATGGGGTACGCGAATTCTTATGCTACTTTCGAGAACGCTTTGAAATTTCCAACTTCACCAGGAATATATCGTCTGACAGAGACGAACTACACTCAAAATGGTTTCACTAATGAACGACAATCGAAAACCGTCATCCACATCGCTCAAGGTACGAAAGTATCCGTTCCAGAAAATGCTTCCTTTTTTAACGAACCAATCGATTCTTTTAAAAATGCGATTGCGAGAAACCCTGTGTTAATTGTCGGAATAGACCCAGTTCAAGAAGCACGTCTCGTCGGTCTAGATCAAAGTGTCCGATCGAGCAATAATTCACGTTATTTCGAGAACACGGATCATCACGAATCCGGTAACTATCCTGATGAACACATTATTCCTGTTTTAATTAATCCGAACTCCTTTAATCAGGGCAATTATGAATACACGATTGAGCGATTGAATGCTCCCTTTGCAACGGAACAAGATCAACAAAAGCTAATTGATGAATTGATAAGAAAACAACCAAAACGTTCAGTACTAGACTCGGTTTTAGCTACTTATCCCGCAAAAACGTTACAACATCTTGAAATTCCAACATCTAAAGTAGAAGAGACCTATTTAAAAACACTTATTGAAAAAACAAACTCTATATACCTTGATATGAGTAGTGCTGAGGGAGCCCAGCTACTTTACAAATCTGGTCCGCTTCAATTTAAATCAACGACTAGCCCTTATCCAAGTCGATGGGACACTGCATATGAAGTATCTGCATCGCCAACTAAAATTAAAGGTTGGGAGTATAGTAAAAAGTTATTCCCTAACAAAGGATTCCGTACCCTCGAATCAATTGGACGGAAAGTAAAAAAACCAAAGCCGGGTGAAGTAGATACTGCGTTCCCATACTTGTCATTTAAAGTCATCGGTCTATATGACCCGAATAAAATCAACGTCTCAAAAGATCCACTCAATGAATTACCGATGGAAACATATCGTCCATCGTCTGCTGATCTTGTCCTTGATGCTGAAGGAAAGCCGGTCAATCCGGCGCAACCAATCGACACGTCAGGAAACCCGGTCGGTCTATTGACCAGTTCACCGAATATCCTGACGACGCTTGACAGCGCCTTAGCAGTTAACGGGAAACAAGCGATTTCATCGATTCGACTCAAAGTCAAAGGAGCAGCGACCGTCAGCGAACAGTCGGAACAACTGCTGCAGGACGTGAAGAAACAAATTGAACAAGAGACCGGTCTCGTCGCGACAATCACGAAAGGCTCCTCCCCGCAACCGGTCGTGACGAAAGTCGTTGATGACGGGAAGACACTCGGCTGGATTGAACAGCCGTGGATCCACATCGGTGCCGCGATGACGATTTTCCGTGAGACGAGCGTCGGGTTCTCCGGTGTCATCTTCGCGATGCTTGCCGTTGCCATCGTTTATGTCCTCGCGACGAGTTACGTCTCGATGCTTGCCCGCCGGAAAGAGTTCGCTGTTTTGCTCGCACTCGGCTGGCGGACGAAAGACCTTTACAAAATCGTCGTGATCGAGGCTGCGATTCTCGCAGGCTTCGTCTCAATCGTCGCCCTGCTCGTTGAAAGTATTTTCTCGTATGTCCGCAATGAAACGATGAACGTACTGAGTCTCGTCTTGATCGCCGGGTTCAGTACACTCATTTACCTGACCGGTGCTGCCTGGTCCGCCTGGACGATTCGTCAGATTTCGCCGTACGAAGCGATCAAGACCGGTGAATACGCCGCATCCTCACACATCAAACTGGGTCTACGTTCAACCTTTACACTGGCGTTAAAAGAAATCTTCGGCAAATGGAAACGCAATGCCCTGTCGATTCTGTCGATTGCGTTACCGACAGCGCTGTTGACGTTCTTCCTGTTCGTGACGTTTCACTTGCAAGGCGTCCTCTATACGTCCTGGCTTGGTCAGTTCGTTGCGCTTCAAGTCGGCCCAATGCATTACGTGACGATGGGCGTCGCAATCACGATCGCGATTTTGACGACCGGTGAAATCATGTGGCAAAACGTCACCGACCGCCGCGCTTCCCTCGCCATCCTGAAAGCTGTCGGTTGGACGAATCGGTCAATCCGCCAATTGATTCTGCTTGAAGGGATGATGATCGGATTCGTCGCAGGGCTGGTCGGTCTCAGCATTTCCTATCTGACGATTTACGTCCTCTATGATTTAGTTCCGTGGGACGAACCGCTCCTGATCGGTGTCTCGCTTGCTTTACCTATCCTGTTCGGGACAATCGCTTCACTCCTGCCGGCGCAAATCGCGGCACGGGTCAATCCGTATCAAGAGTTGAAAGACGCAGGTTAA
- a CDS encoding ABC transporter ATP-binding protein — protein sequence MDIFVNHLSHSFQSAGSPSLVLNDLTCQFSATEVTAIVGASGSGKSTLLSMIGSLDRPTSGQIEYDGQDISRWKNRRLSAFRAQEIGFVFQQFHLLPALTVKENVLVPLLKQKTDFNKEERIAQILEKVGLLEKQHALPAQLSGGQQQRVAIARALISRPRWILADEPTGNLDSVTGETIFQLLLDLHREEQCGILFVTHDVALAERADRILFMQDGQIIEDRRKNTIQSG from the coding sequence ATGGATATTTTCGTTAACCACCTCTCCCATTCTTTTCAATCGGCCGGGAGTCCATCACTCGTCTTAAACGACCTCACGTGCCAGTTCTCAGCAACCGAAGTGACGGCAATCGTCGGTGCTTCGGGTTCCGGCAAGTCGACCCTTCTCAGTATGATCGGTTCACTCGACCGTCCGACGTCCGGACAAATCGAATACGACGGCCAAGACATCAGCCGTTGGAAAAATCGTCGCCTCTCCGCCTTCCGGGCACAGGAAATCGGCTTCGTCTTTCAACAGTTTCACCTTCTGCCTGCGTTGACGGTCAAAGAAAACGTGCTCGTCCCGCTCTTAAAACAAAAGACCGACTTCAACAAAGAAGAACGGATTGCCCAGATCCTCGAGAAAGTCGGCTTACTTGAAAAACAACACGCGTTACCGGCCCAACTGTCCGGGGGTCAACAACAACGGGTCGCGATTGCACGGGCCCTGATCAGTCGTCCGCGCTGGATCCTTGCCGATGAACCGACCGGAAATCTTGATTCCGTCACCGGCGAGACGATTTTCCAATTGTTGCTTGACTTGCACCGGGAAGAGCAGTGCGGCATTTTGTTCGTCACCCATGACGTGGCACTTGCTGAACGGGCGGACCGGATTCTGTTCATGCAGGACGGACAAATCATTGAAGATCGTCGTAAGAATACTATCCAAAGCGGGTGA
- a CDS encoding MarR family winged helix-turn-helix transcriptional regulator encodes MSPKAEVEEWGTMEQDQLFKMIHTVEAVTNEAIIDWNTRFPHRLGISPILTLGELSRKGLQNQMKLAETLGFTGGAMTNIAKKLISLGLVERIYNEQDRRQVLLQITPAGTAVLTEAQAIGKQQYVELFDCLDETEIELYLSINEKLLHNIRSKRKKD; translated from the coding sequence ATGAGTCCGAAAGCTGAAGTAGAGGAGTGGGGAACGATGGAGCAAGATCAATTATTTAAAATGATTCATACGGTGGAAGCCGTGACGAACGAAGCGATCATCGATTGGAATACACGATTTCCGCATCGACTCGGGATTTCACCGATTTTGACACTCGGTGAGTTGAGTCGAAAAGGTCTGCAAAATCAAATGAAGCTGGCAGAGACGCTTGGCTTCACAGGTGGCGCGATGACGAACATCGCAAAGAAACTGATCAGCCTCGGTCTCGTCGAACGGATTTATAACGAGCAGGACCGGCGGCAAGTATTGTTACAGATCACGCCGGCAGGTACGGCTGTCCTCACGGAAGCTCAAGCGATTGGCAAACAACAGTATGTCGAGCTGTTCGATTGTCTCGACGAAACTGAAATCGAACTCTATTTATCAATCAATGAAAAATTGCTACACAACATCCGCTCGAAACGAAAGAAGGACTGA
- a CDS encoding SDR family NAD(P)-dependent oxidoreductase — MNRVSNKVALLTGAASGIGLSAATLLAAEGASVVLADFNHAGADTAAAQIRRRGGDAAAIFLDASNEQSIQEAVAFTVARYGKIDILFNNVGLTNLRKDLDIVSMDLAEWDRLMNVNLKSVLLGARYAIPHMQEAGGGSIINTASMSAFAGDSIRSAYGTSKAGVVQLTKYIATQYGKDQIRCNAIAPGLILTPAAKANMSPSLLATFEKYNALPYHGEADDIGHAVVFLASDESKFMTGQTLQIEGGHYIGNPTSPDFMAMQD, encoded by the coding sequence ATGAACCGTGTTTCAAACAAAGTCGCCCTGTTGACGGGTGCCGCATCCGGAATCGGGTTGTCGGCTGCGACATTACTCGCTGCAGAAGGGGCAAGCGTCGTACTCGCCGATTTTAATCACGCGGGTGCTGATACGGCAGCTGCACAGATTCGGCGACGTGGAGGCGATGCTGCTGCGATTTTTTTAGATGCATCAAATGAACAATCGATTCAAGAAGCCGTCGCTTTTACGGTCGCCCGTTATGGGAAAATCGATATTCTGTTCAATAATGTCGGGCTGACGAACTTACGAAAAGACTTAGACATTGTATCGATGGATTTAGCGGAATGGGACCGCTTGATGAACGTCAACCTAAAAAGTGTTCTCCTCGGAGCACGCTACGCGATTCCGCACATGCAGGAAGCAGGGGGAGGGTCGATCATCAACACGGCGTCGATGTCCGCATTCGCCGGTGACAGCATCCGCTCCGCCTACGGAACATCAAAGGCGGGGGTCGTCCAGCTGACGAAATATATCGCGACACAATACGGAAAAGATCAGATCCGTTGTAATGCGATTGCACCGGGGCTGATTTTGACACCAGCTGCAAAAGCGAACATGAGTCCCTCGCTCCTCGCGACGTTTGAAAAATACAATGCCTTGCCCTATCACGGAGAAGCCGATGATATCGGGCATGCCGTCGTCTTTTTAGCATCAGACGAATCGAAGTTCATGACGGGGCAGACGTTACAAATTGAAGGTGGGCATTACATCGGTAATCCGACGAGTCCGGATTTCATGGCGATGCAAGACTAA
- a CDS encoding SDR family NAD(P)-dependent oxidoreductase: MKRLEEKITLITGAGSGMGEATALAFAREGAIVIATDINEEAVRSVVKQIHLAGGQAYALDHDVSSGASWKAVFEMVDREFSRLDVLVNNAGIALSTPFLEQDETDWARIFNINVNSVLLGMQQAVPMMENTGGSIVNIASISAISGMAGAGGYTASKGAVDAVTRAAAVDYGKHNIRVNAVYPGYIETKMSAPSMATYKDYFEQVIPLGHVGNAEEVAHAVLFLATDEASHISGVGLPVDGGVTAR, encoded by the coding sequence ATGAAACGATTAGAAGAAAAAATCACGTTGATTACTGGAGCCGGAAGTGGGATGGGAGAGGCGACAGCCCTCGCGTTTGCGCGTGAAGGCGCCATCGTCATCGCAACTGACATCAATGAGGAAGCAGTCCGAAGCGTCGTCAAACAAATCCACCTGGCGGGAGGACAGGCGTATGCTTTGGACCATGATGTGTCGTCAGGCGCAAGCTGGAAAGCTGTTTTTGAAATGGTCGACCGGGAGTTCAGTCGCCTGGACGTCTTAGTCAACAATGCGGGGATCGCCCTGAGTACGCCATTTTTAGAGCAAGATGAAACGGACTGGGCACGAATCTTCAACATCAACGTCAACAGTGTGTTGCTCGGGATGCAACAAGCGGTTCCGATGATGGAGAACACAGGTGGTTCGATCGTCAACATCGCGTCCATCTCCGCCATCAGCGGAATGGCGGGAGCGGGCGGCTATACGGCGTCAAAAGGAGCGGTCGATGCCGTGACACGGGCAGCCGCCGTCGATTACGGAAAACATAACATTCGTGTCAATGCCGTTTATCCGGGCTACATCGAAACGAAGATGAGTGCGCCGTCGATGGCGACCTATAAAGATTATTTCGAACAGGTGATTCCGCTCGGTCATGTCGGGAATGCGGAAGAGGTCGCGCATGCTGTCCTGTTCCTCGCGACGGATGAAGCGAGCCATATCTCAGGCGTCGGTCTTCCGGTCGACG